The DNA sequence AACACTGCCCTGGAGGATAGCCGTAGGTAAGTCTGAGCACGGTACATGTTCTTGACAGAAAGATATACTGTTCTAGTTCATCTCCATCTATTAAGGCATGATTAGGTCGACTTTAGTATAAAAGTGCCTCTTTCTGTCTGTGCCCTCGGCCAATGGTCGCGGGGAGTAATCAATGAAAGAGTTAAACAACTGTATTGTGTACTGCAGTACTTCTGAGCAGGTAGCGGACTGAAGGTATGAAGATCTGCAGAGTACCCGCCCAGCGTGTTGATACGTAGAACCCTACCGCTCTCCGCATATTTGGCGTGCATGATTTTTTTCAGTAGGCAGCGAAGATCATCTGCTGCCCCGGTCGGCTGACTGAGAGTGAGTGAACTGATTGTGGCTTGAAGATCTTGAGCAGGGCCTAACATCCTAGCCCTCTGTTCGAAACTGTGGCTACTATCGAAGTATTTGATAAAAATGGATCTAATAGAGTTTGAAGAAGGTCCAATcaaggttgagaagagaaagtgatGCCGTAGTCTTCGTGGATGTGCTGAAAGGCGCGTACAAAGTCCTACCACGTCAACTGTGGCAGTCCTTGTACGATGCGCTTAGAAAATACTGCGACATGTCGCGCGCCTTGTGTGATGGATGTGCATGCTGGCTTCACTGTACGAGCCACTGACTGAGCGAGATCAGCGACCGCTAAAGTTCGTCGCGAATCGACTCCATTTTAATCTCGGTACGGCACTTGCCGAGGAATCCCCCCCGAGACGCGAACCGTTGGAGTACCAAAGTGCGGCCTATCGTTCCTAGTTGGGGAGCAATAACACCAGATGAAGtagtggctggctgagttGGCGTCAGGTAGGTTAAGAGAGGACATCTCCCCCTCAAAATTTGGAGTAGCCTATCCATCATAGGTTGCCTATGTGGAGTAGTTGCCTAGTGTGTGATTGCAGATCTTTCAGCTCTCGCGTGAACTGAAGATCTCAACTATCACATCACACGCACGGACCTAAAACCATGCACGATTCCCAAAATGTAGGGATTCCCCATTCAGGCGGAGTTGCCCGAGCTGAAGACGCAGCAGAGAAATACCGGTGAGAAATACCTGTCCGAATTTTACTACGTACTGTTCTTGGACTATAAATATTCCCATAAGGCCCGACAGGAATTGAGTACTGAGAGCCAGGGTTCATTCTTTACCTACCTTCCACCCCCGCTATTCGAGGAGACCTACAATATGGTTGCGATCAATTATAGTGTCCTCTTCACCATCCAGACTGTCCTTTTTGGAGGCCCTGGCGCTAATGTTGAGACTGATACTGGTATCAGCACCTTGGCAAATCCCAGGACCTACGCGGTAGGTATAATAGATCTTACCTCTTACACATCATTCTCTTGATTTCAAACCTACTAACAGCTATTCTTAGGATCTCAAATGCACAGTAAACGATAAACCAGTCACTATCGGAACAGACGCAGTGAATTATGTTCACCATCACTTCCCACACCCCGGTAACGATGACGACCCCCGGAGATATCCTCACCAGTTTTTCAATAAAGATGAAATTACATGGGGCAACGAGAGGTGCAACAAACCAGAGGGTGGTGAACAGCCTGTTCTGCTTGAGTTTCCTATCTTGCTGGATAAGAGCCAAAAGAAGGCAATCCAGGAACTCTACAATTACAAGCAATTAAAACCCAGGCCGGAGCCAGGGCCTTGCCGCATCGTTACTCGAAAGAAGGGTGATGATCTGTGCGGTGTGATGTGTCACATTGAATatgggaagaagaatgccaaACCTGGCTTCAAACGCTGCACATGAGATTGGGATTTGCCCTTCCTGCATGAATAGCATGTCTTCTCCTGGCATTTGGGCGATTCTGTATCCTAGGACTTCTCGGGGTTTCTGGAAGTATCAAATTCTTAATGGTAAACGTGGATACAAACTTATTATTGTTAAAATAAAAACACCGAGTATACTAAATGGGGAGATCTTATTCGAATCTCATCTACATGTTTGTTTCAGTCTATGTCCATGTCCAACGATATTAAGTTAAACTTAGATGTATTTCATCATTCCCTCGTATCCATGTAGGTATATTATATAGCCATGAAAACGCAAGGTACGTACCAAGGTAAGTTCTGCAACATCTCCCATGCTTGGCCGTTCACTCCATGTTCATAAGCTGGCGTATTATAATGGACTGGATAATGCCTTTTGTACTATAGTTCGTATAAGTCGAGCTTTATACAATAAGTTTATCCACAACGTGTACAACCTGTTTAACTGGAGTAAATATGTTTGGACTGCGCTAGGACTTATATAACCATTAAATATGACAAGATTAGAAGAGATTATCAATTTAAACCTCATTAGTCATTTGAAACGAGAGTCAACTAGAGTAACTCAGAACCACAACCAAATCCTCAAAAGCCGTCtgatgaaatgaaatggcCAGATCTCTCGCACGCGTCGCTCTGGGCCCAACGAGGGACGGCGTTGTGAGAGTGTGTGCTCGCAGAGATACGCGTTCCGCTGGACTAGGAGGCTACTCAGACCTTCCCAGACCGCACCTATATAGCCACACCGAGACGGGGTAATGGTACCAGGATTAAATCGTCGTTGATGAGTATGATTTTCCACTACCAAAGGACGCCTTCTTACCGGGTTGCACACATTGTGCAGCCTGTTGACCAAGCAATGCAACACAAAACTCAGAAGCCGTAGGAGAGTAGTGTGATggacaaataaacaaactCAGTGGAGACGAGCGTCAAACACGACAGTTGCTGAAGTTCTGGCGACGCACGGCCCGCATCTTCGAAACACCTATGAACTCCGCAGAACGTACAACAGAGGTCAAACGGTCGAGAGCGTCGAAGTGCTGGTTCAAGTCTGGTTTCAGAGATGTCGGCCTCCCCAATTCGATTCACCCATCATGATCTGCTGTCATTGTTGCAAAAGTCCATCGTCTTATGAGCGAAGCTTGGACGGCGTGCATGATGGCTGCGTTACCGAGTAGTCCGTTCGCTATTTCATAGTCGTTGATTGTTTGACTACTAACGCTGCATGTGGTGAGTTCAAAAAGTCCTGTGGTAGTTGATGGTCCGGCATAGTCCTATGTCAAGCATTTCTAGAGCACGCAAGGAGGcctcttctgttcttcacCATTCAGAGCTATGTCATGGTAGGGCTTGAAACTCACGTCGAGTCAGGTCCCAGGACACTTTCTTGTTTCCAGGCTATTTGCTAGGCACCGGCATGCCGCCAACAACACGAAGCATTTCGGATCCGAAGACAGATATGACTTTCGACGCACACCTGGCTCCAGGTGGAGAAATAG is a window from the Aspergillus oryzae RIB40 DNA, chromosome 6 genome containing:
- the aspf1 gene encoding major allergen and cytotoxin AspF1 (predicted protein), with amino-acid sequence MVAINYSVLFTIQTVLFGGPGANVETDTGISTLANPRTYADLKCTVNDKPVTIGTDAVNYVHHHFPHPGNDDDPRRYPHQFFNKDEITWGNERCNKPEGGEQPVLLEFPILLDKSQKKAIQELYNYKQLKPRPEPGPCRIVTRKKGDDLCGVMCHIEYGKKNAKPGFKRCT